From a single Mycolicibacterium moriokaense genomic region:
- the folK gene encoding 2-amino-4-hydroxy-6-hydroxymethyldihydropteridine diphosphokinase gives MTSVVLSIGSNLGDRLARLRAVVEGLGDAVRAVSPVYETDPWGGVEQGAFLNAVVLADDPTLDAHGWLRRAQEFERGAQRVREQRWGPRTLDVDLVMCSDGGREVTSDDAELTLPHPLAHERAFVLVPWLAVEPAAVLTVAGERSSVEKLVAELDPADRDGVRLTDSVLR, from the coding sequence GTGACGAGCGTGGTGTTGTCGATCGGGTCGAACCTCGGCGATCGGCTGGCGCGGCTGCGGGCCGTCGTCGAAGGCCTCGGCGACGCCGTACGCGCGGTGTCGCCGGTGTACGAGACCGATCCGTGGGGCGGTGTCGAACAGGGCGCCTTCCTCAACGCCGTGGTGCTCGCCGACGATCCCACCCTCGACGCTCACGGATGGTTGCGCCGCGCGCAGGAATTCGAGCGGGGGGCGCAGCGGGTGCGCGAACAGCGGTGGGGTCCGCGCACCCTCGACGTCGACCTCGTCATGTGCAGTGACGGCGGTCGTGAGGTCACCTCCGACGACGCTGAGCTGACGCTGCCGCATCCGCTGGCCCACGAGCGCGCGTTCGTGCTCGTGCCGTGGCTCGCCGTCGAGCCCGCCGCGGTCCTGACCGTGGCCGGCGAGCGAAGCTCCGTCGAGAAGCTGGTGGCCGAACTCGATCCCGCCGACCGTGACGGCGTCCGGTTGACCGACTCGGTTCTGCGCTGA
- a CDS encoding DUF3180 domain-containing protein, which translates to MGPTRKRDLTAATLLAAVVGYLLVVVLYRYFPPITLLSGVSLLAVAIVLAGWAFYVRAKINDGQIGDGPGWLHPLAVARSVLIAKASAWVGALVLGWWLGVVAYLLPRRSTLRVAGEDTAGAVVAAACALALVVAALWLQHCCKSPPEPPDNPDGATE; encoded by the coding sequence ATGGGTCCGACCCGGAAACGCGATCTCACCGCCGCGACCCTGCTTGCCGCGGTGGTGGGCTACCTCCTCGTCGTGGTGCTGTACCGGTACTTTCCGCCCATCACGCTGCTGTCGGGGGTGTCGCTGCTGGCGGTCGCCATCGTGTTGGCGGGCTGGGCGTTCTACGTGCGAGCCAAGATCAACGACGGGCAGATCGGCGACGGACCCGGCTGGCTGCATCCGCTCGCCGTCGCGAGATCCGTGTTGATCGCCAAGGCCTCGGCGTGGGTGGGGGCGCTGGTGCTCGGCTGGTGGCTCGGCGTGGTCGCCTACCTCCTGCCGCGGCGCTCGACGTTGCGCGTCGCGGGTGAAGACACCGCGGGCGCCGTGGTGGCCGCCGCGTGTGCGTTGGCGCTCGTGGTCGCCGCGCTGTGGCTCCAGCATTGCTGCAAGTCTCCGCCTGAGCCGCCCGACAACCCTGATGGCGCAACGGAGTAA
- a CDS encoding DUF6779 domain-containing protein, with the protein MTEPTRSARPRRSARRPGWVLLTVLLVLAIGSSSALVFTNRVELLKLAVILALWAAVVAAFVSVIYRRQSDIDQAKVRDLKLVYDLQLDREISARREYELSVETQLRRELVSELRAQAADEVAGLRAELAALRANLEILFDADLSHRPALETDREWAPTPEPAGRVTASRIDTEDRVETDFHTDESPIIDVPEEPHPPEYEWVPPAGPGGAHRRAGEAERAAAHYEAAHYAATPSVPPPTDNERTTQFSWPVGQEPPKAPEPAPPPPEPEPVSDWQPAPAEGRFIPAGAPGSNWVAPAEQPTDNGSSEEYVGRRRARESDPEPAMSTPPSEPPRGRHSVGPEVVDPGKPPVPPQPEPEPRRSRHRSADEDGSGGQTVAELLARLQATPSGGGRRRRREE; encoded by the coding sequence ATGACCGAACCGACCCGCAGCGCCAGGCCTCGGCGCAGCGCGCGTCGGCCCGGTTGGGTGCTGCTGACGGTGTTGCTGGTACTCGCAATCGGATCCAGTTCTGCCCTTGTGTTCACCAACCGGGTCGAGTTGCTGAAACTCGCTGTCATCCTGGCGCTCTGGGCGGCGGTGGTGGCGGCGTTCGTGTCGGTCATCTACCGCAGACAGAGCGATATCGACCAGGCGAAGGTTCGCGACCTCAAACTCGTCTACGACCTCCAGTTGGATCGTGAGATCTCCGCGCGCCGCGAGTACGAGTTGTCGGTGGAGACGCAGCTGCGCCGCGAACTGGTATCCGAACTGCGCGCGCAGGCGGCCGACGAGGTGGCCGGCCTGCGGGCCGAACTCGCCGCGCTGCGCGCCAACCTGGAGATCCTGTTCGACGCCGACCTTTCGCACCGGCCCGCACTGGAAACCGACCGGGAATGGGCGCCCACTCCGGAGCCCGCGGGCCGGGTCACCGCCAGCCGCATCGACACCGAAGACCGCGTCGAGACCGACTTCCACACCGACGAGAGCCCGATCATCGACGTGCCGGAGGAACCGCATCCGCCCGAGTACGAGTGGGTGCCGCCGGCCGGTCCTGGCGGTGCGCACCGCAGGGCGGGCGAGGCGGAACGCGCAGCCGCACATTATGAAGCCGCACATTATGCGGCCACGCCGTCGGTCCCGCCGCCCACCGACAACGAGCGCACCACCCAATTCTCCTGGCCCGTAGGGCAAGAACCCCCGAAGGCGCCCGAGCCGGCGCCTCCACCACCCGAGCCGGAGCCGGTATCCGACTGGCAGCCCGCACCCGCCGAAGGTCGCTTTATTCCGGCGGGGGCACCGGGCAGCAACTGGGTGGCGCCTGCGGAACAGCCGACCGACAACGGATCCTCCGAGGAGTACGTCGGCAGGCGACGCGCCCGCGAGTCCGATCCGGAACCCGCGATGTCGACACCACCGTCCGAGCCGCCGCGCGGCAGGCACTCGGTGGGACCCGAGGTCGTCGATCCGGGTAAGCCCCCTGTGCCGCCTCAGCCGGAGCCCGAGCCGCGCAGGTCGCGACACCGCAGTGCCGACGAGGACGGGAGCGGCGGACAGACGGTCGCCGAGCTCCTGGCGCGGCTGCAGGCCACCCCTTCGGGGGGCGGGCGTCGTCGCCGTCGCGAGGAGTGA
- a CDS encoding Rossmann-like and DUF2520 domain-containing protein produces MGTPSDGFRPARLTIGIVSAGRVGTALGVALERAEHVVVACSAISHASRERAQRRLPDTAVLPVDEVAGRAELLLLAVPDAALPGLVSGLAKTHAVRPGTIVAHTSGANGIGVLASLTEQGCIPLAIHPAMTFTGADEDIVRLSDTCFGVTAADEVGYAIAQSLVLEIGGEPFRIREDARTLYHAALAHASNHVVTVLLDAVEALRSALWGQELLGQEIVGDAPGGIAERVIGPLARASLENALARGQSALTGPVARGDADAIARHLEALTEVDPQLAQAYRTNSLRTAQRAHAPDEVLAVLTEATR; encoded by the coding sequence ATGGGGACCCCCTCTGACGGATTCCGCCCGGCGCGGCTCACGATCGGCATTGTTTCCGCTGGTCGGGTGGGTACTGCGCTCGGTGTGGCCTTGGAGCGCGCCGAGCATGTCGTCGTCGCGTGCAGCGCCATCTCGCATGCGTCGCGCGAGCGTGCGCAGCGCCGACTGCCCGACACCGCGGTGCTGCCGGTGGACGAGGTCGCCGGCCGTGCCGAACTGCTTCTGCTGGCCGTCCCCGACGCTGCGCTGCCCGGCCTGGTCTCAGGACTGGCGAAGACCCATGCGGTTCGGCCGGGGACGATCGTGGCGCACACATCGGGGGCCAACGGCATCGGGGTGCTGGCGTCGCTGACCGAGCAGGGCTGCATACCGCTGGCCATCCACCCCGCGATGACCTTCACCGGTGCCGACGAGGACATCGTCCGCCTGTCCGACACCTGCTTCGGCGTCACAGCGGCCGACGAAGTCGGATACGCGATCGCACAGTCGCTGGTGCTGGAGATCGGCGGCGAACCGTTCCGCATCCGCGAAGATGCGCGCACGCTGTATCACGCCGCCCTGGCGCATGCGAGCAACCACGTCGTCACCGTGCTGCTCGACGCGGTCGAGGCGCTGCGCTCCGCGCTGTGGGGACAGGAACTGCTCGGGCAGGAAATCGTCGGTGACGCACCGGGAGGCATCGCCGAACGGGTCATCGGTCCGCTGGCGCGCGCATCGCTGGAGAATGCGCTGGCGCGCGGTCAGAGCGCGCTGACCGGTCCGGTCGCCCGCGGGGACGCCGACGCGATCGCACGCCATCTGGAGGCGCTGACCGAGGTCGATCCTCAACTCGCACAGGCATATCGAACCAACTCGTTGCGTACCGCACAGCGTGCGCATGCTCCCGACGAGGTGCTCGCGGTGCTCACGGAGGCAACACGATGA
- the panC gene encoding pantoate--beta-alanine ligase: MITTAKPQFNAGELNVYSAPRDVSNVTKALRATGRRVMLVPTMGALHEGHLTLIRSAKRVQGAVVVVSIFVNPLQFGANEDLDAYPRTLEDDLAALREERVEIAFTPTVADMYPQGTRTSVHPGPLGEQLEGAARPTHFAGVLTVVLKLLNIVHPDRAFFGEKDYQQLTLIRQMVADLDIDTQIVGVPIVREADGLAMSSRNRYLNDVEREQAGALSAALLAGMYAAGEGSTAALDAARAVLDEVPAIDVDYLEVRDPMLGPAPAEGAARMLIAARLGRTRLLDNIAVDIGVPSGPGPHVEYDEHELPWRN; this comes from the coding sequence ATGATCACCACCGCGAAGCCACAGTTCAATGCGGGCGAGCTGAACGTCTACTCCGCGCCGCGCGATGTCTCGAACGTCACGAAAGCCCTTCGCGCGACCGGCCGCAGGGTGATGCTGGTGCCCACGATGGGTGCGCTGCACGAGGGGCACCTGACGCTGATCCGGTCGGCGAAGCGGGTCCAGGGTGCGGTCGTGGTGGTGTCGATCTTCGTGAACCCGTTGCAGTTCGGTGCCAACGAAGACCTCGACGCATACCCGCGCACCCTCGAGGACGACCTCGCCGCCCTGCGTGAAGAACGGGTCGAGATCGCCTTCACCCCGACGGTCGCCGACATGTACCCGCAGGGCACCCGCACCTCCGTCCATCCGGGACCGCTCGGTGAACAACTCGAAGGTGCCGCGCGGCCAACACATTTCGCCGGCGTGCTGACCGTTGTGCTCAAACTGCTGAACATCGTCCACCCGGACCGCGCGTTCTTCGGCGAGAAGGATTATCAGCAGCTGACGCTGATCCGGCAGATGGTCGCCGACCTCGACATCGATACCCAGATCGTCGGAGTGCCGATCGTCCGCGAAGCGGACGGCCTGGCGATGTCGTCACGCAACCGCTACCTCAACGATGTCGAACGCGAACAGGCGGGCGCGCTTTCGGCCGCGCTGCTTGCCGGAATGTACGCCGCAGGCGAGGGTTCGACCGCCGCGCTGGACGCCGCCCGCGCGGTGCTCGACGAGGTGCCTGCCATCGATGTGGACTACCTGGAGGTGCGCGACCCGATGCTGGGGCCTGCACCCGCCGAGGGCGCGGCGCGCATGCTCATCGCCGCCCGGCTCGGACGAACCCGACTGCTGGACAACATCGCCGTCGACATCGGAGTGCCATCCGGACCAGGGCCCCATGTCGAGTACGACGAGCACGAACTACCCTGGAGGAACTGA
- the panD gene encoding aspartate 1-decarboxylase, translating into MLRTMLKSKIHRATVTQADLHYVGSVTIDADLMDAADLLEGEQVTIVDIDNGARLVTYAITGERGSGVIGINGAAAHLVHPGDLVILIAYGAMDDAEARRYQPRVVFVDADNKQIDLGHDPAHVPADASELMSPR; encoded by the coding sequence ATGTTACGGACCATGCTCAAGTCGAAGATCCACCGCGCCACGGTGACCCAGGCCGACCTGCACTACGTCGGCTCGGTGACCATCGACGCCGATCTGATGGACGCCGCCGACCTGCTCGAGGGTGAGCAGGTCACGATCGTCGACATTGACAACGGTGCACGACTGGTGACCTACGCGATCACCGGCGAACGCGGCAGCGGCGTCATCGGGATCAACGGTGCGGCAGCGCATCTGGTGCATCCCGGCGACCTGGTGATCCTGATCGCCTACGGCGCGATGGACGACGCCGAGGCGCGCAGGTACCAGCCGCGAGTGGTTTTCGTCGACGCCGATAACAAGCAGATCGACCTCGGTCACGATCCCGCCCATGTGCCGGCGGACGCGTCCGAGCTGATGTCGCCGCGGTGA
- a CDS encoding type III pantothenate kinase codes for MLLAIDVRNTHTVVGLVSGSGDHAKVVHHWRIRTESEVTADELALTIDGLIGDDAERLTGAAGLSTVPSVLHEVRVMLEQYWPSVPHVLIEPGVRTGIPLLVDNPKEVGADRIVNCLAAYHKYGTAAIVVDFGSSICVDVVSAKGEFLGGAIAPGVQVSSDAAAARSAALRRVELTRPRSVIGKNTVECMQAGAVFGFAGLVDGLVNRIREDVDGFGGDDITVVATGHGAPLVLPDLHTVEHYDRHLTLDGLRLVFERNRDSQRGRLKQAR; via the coding sequence ATGCTGCTCGCAATCGACGTTCGTAACACGCACACCGTCGTCGGGCTGGTGTCCGGCTCGGGTGATCACGCAAAAGTGGTGCACCACTGGCGGATTCGCACCGAATCCGAAGTCACCGCCGACGAGCTGGCGCTGACCATCGACGGCCTCATCGGCGACGACGCCGAACGGCTGACGGGAGCCGCGGGACTGTCCACCGTGCCATCAGTGCTGCACGAGGTGCGCGTGATGCTAGAGCAGTACTGGCCGTCGGTGCCGCACGTGCTCATCGAACCTGGGGTGCGCACCGGTATACCCCTGCTGGTCGACAACCCCAAAGAGGTCGGCGCCGACCGCATCGTCAACTGCCTGGCCGCCTACCACAAGTACGGTACCGCCGCGATCGTCGTGGATTTCGGTTCCTCGATCTGCGTCGACGTCGTCTCGGCCAAGGGTGAATTTCTCGGCGGCGCAATCGCTCCCGGCGTGCAGGTGTCCTCGGACGCCGCGGCCGCGCGATCGGCGGCGTTGCGCCGCGTCGAGCTGACGCGGCCGCGGTCGGTCATCGGCAAGAACACCGTCGAATGCATGCAGGCAGGCGCGGTGTTCGGATTCGCCGGCCTGGTCGACGGATTGGTGAACCGCATCCGCGAGGACGTCGACGGCTTCGGCGGCGACGACATCACCGTCGTGGCCACCGGGCACGGTGCGCCACTGGTTCTTCCGGATCTGCACACCGTCGAGCACTACGACCGGCATCTCACTCTCGACGGCCTGCGACTGGTGTTCGAGCGCAACCGCGACAGCCAGCGCGGCCGCCTCAAGCAGGCGCGCTAA